In Leptospira licerasiae serovar Varillal str. VAR 010, the sequence TCTTCGGTAAGGTCTGGGCAAAAGAAATGGGTTATGAAAATATGCAACCCGATAACAAGGCGATGATTAGATCTATGGTCATCATGATCATAGGTTCTTTTCTAACGGCATACGTTTTAGCTCACAGCTTATTTGTTTGGAAGCCTTCTTCTTGGAACCTTCCTGGAGATGGACCTGCTTGGATGTACGGAGCTTATGCTGCTTTTTATACTTGGCTAGGTTTTTATATACCGATGCTTTTAGGCTCTGTGGCTTGGGAATCAAAATCATGGAAATTATTTTTTATAAATGCCGGATATAATTTGGTTTCTTTGGCCGCAATCGGGCTTATCCTCGCTGTTTGGCCTGCTTAATAGAGCGGTTAGAATTCATAATATTTAAAAAAGGGATTCCAAATCGGAATCCCTTTTTATATCCTAAGCTAAAATCAGAAATTTTTTTCCGAAGGATATCCGGAAGTTCTCTTGAAAAGTAAGCATAACGCATTAATTCTTATTCCCTCATTGATCGGATCTTTGGTCTTAATCGGCTGGTTATTGGATATTGAGATCTTAAAGCGACCGAGAGAGAATATGGTGGCAATGAATCCGATGTCCGCTGTTTCTTTCGTATTTATAGGATTTGCACTTTATCTTATCTTAAATCGGCCCGATTCAAAGACATCTCGCAATTGTATTCGTTTAATTGCGTTACTCGTCTTCTTTGTGGGTCTTTCTAAATTGTATTCCATCGTTAGCGGATTCGACCTCGGGATGGATAAAGTCCTTTTTTCGGATAAGATCGCAAAAGATATTATAAAAGGTGTTCCGAACCGAATGGCTCCGAATACGGCGTTAGATTTTGTAGTACTTAGTTCCGCTGTTTTTTTAACTTCCTTTCGAAAGGAAGTTTTAAGTTCCATCTCTAATTACCTATGTATTTTGGTGCTTTTGATCGGCCTTTTTTCTGTGATCGGTTATGTATATCAGGTCCAGGAATTTTATGGGATCCTTTCTTACATTCCGATGGCGATACACACAGCCATTAGTTTCATTTTATTTTCTTTTGCTCTACTATTGATCAATGGAAATTCCGGATTTATGAAGGTATTTACGAGCAAAAGTTCCGGAGGGATATTAGCTCGCGTATTAATCCCATTTTTGATCATCGTTCCCGTTCTGTTCGGTTATCTTCGTATCTATTTGAACAAATTGAACCCAGTCAGTTTGGAACTAGGGGTAGGGTTCTTGATGACAGGAATCATACTTACCTTTTTTGTTCTTGTCTGGTTTGTCGCCACACAATTGGAAAGATCGGATATGGCAAGGGCAAACGCGGAGCAAAAACTTTCGGAGTTGAATCACGAATTGGAGAAGTTAGTCACCTCCAAAACGATGGACCTATTCAAGAGCGAGAATAGATTCAGGACAATTATAGAACAATTCCCTTATCCAGTATTGACATACGATCCTGGAGGAGTTTGTACCGGAGCGAATTTTGCCTGGGAAGAAATGTGGAACACCAGGAGAGATGTATTAGTCGATTATAATATATTAAAAGATCCACAAATAAAGGAAGCAGGATTTTTTCCTTATGTGGAGAAAGCGTTTAATGGAGATCCCGCTATATCCGAACCATTTCCTTATGATCCTAAGTTGATCGGAAGTTCAGGAAGAGATCGTTGGCTACAAATGGTGCTTTATCCAGTCAAAAATACTGCCGGAAATATCTTAGAAGTGATCGTAGTCCACCAGGATATTACCGCAAGTAAGGAAGCTGAGAATGAGATCAGATCATTGAACAATGAATTGGAAGAAAGAGTAAAGGTTCGCACTGAACAGTTGGTTTTGGCCAATAAGGAATTGGAATCCTTCTCTTATTCCGTCTCTCACGATTTAAGAGCGCCCATCAGAGGGATTAACGGTTTCACTCAGATCCTTCTCGAAGATTACGGAGAGAATTTAGATGCGGAGGGGAGGAGGATCATAGGCAAAATTATAGAGAATGCTAAACAGATGGGGCATTTGGTGGATGATCTTTTGGAGTTTTCCAGGTTGGGAAGAACAGAGCTTGCCGAAAGAGAAATTTCCATGAAAGAATTAGCCGTGACAGTATATAAAGAATTAATGAACTTCGAATCGGGAAGAGAAATCCGTTTTGAAATACAAGATATTCCGAATGTAAGAGCGGATCCGCCTGCAGTGCGACAACTTTTGGTGAATTTGATCTCGAATGCGATCAAGTACACCAAAAAAGTAGAATCACCTGTCATTCAGATCGGTTCTACTGAATCCGAAAAAGGAACCGTTTTTTATATTAAAGACAACGGTGCGGGTTTCAATATGCAATATTATCATAAATTATTCGGTGTCTTTCAGAGATTACATTCCAATTCGGATTTCGAAGGTACCGGAGTAGGGCTTGCCATAGTCAAAAGAATTGCTTTCCGCCACGGCGGGAACGTATGGGCTGAATCCAAAGAAGGAGAAGGCGCGACCTTTTATTTTACTTTGCCAGGACAAGATCCTAAGTTAAAGTGATTCTAAAAATTTAACTAGTCGGCTTCTTTGGTCTCCTTCTTTTTCCAGGTGACTGCATCTATCCTTTTTTGGGATTTGGAATCGAAGATAAGGATATCCAACCTTTTGAGTCTGGTTTCTTCCTTTTTTGGGCTAATCACCCACCAAATGGATGTTCGCTGGTAATAAGGTGCCTGGTTCTTAAAGAACTCCCAGGCCTTTGTATTTTCCTGGAATTGTCTTTTATAAGGCGAGGGCAGCTTTATTTCACTCTGTTCGAATGAATATTGTGCGGTCTTCTTTTTATCAGAATGGAAGGCTTGC encodes:
- a CDS encoding DUF1761 domain-containing protein, with protein sequence MLPVIPLNYLAILVGVLANVVIGFLWFGPIFGKVWAKEMGYENMQPDNKAMIRSMVIMIIGSFLTAYVLAHSLFVWKPSSWNLPGDGPAWMYGAYAAFYTWLGFYIPMLLGSVAWESKSWKLFFINAGYNLVSLAAIGLILAVWPA
- a CDS encoding sensor histidine kinase; its protein translation is MKSKHNALILIPSLIGSLVLIGWLLDIEILKRPRENMVAMNPMSAVSFVFIGFALYLILNRPDSKTSRNCIRLIALLVFFVGLSKLYSIVSGFDLGMDKVLFSDKIAKDIIKGVPNRMAPNTALDFVVLSSAVFLTSFRKEVLSSISNYLCILVLLIGLFSVIGYVYQVQEFYGILSYIPMAIHTAISFILFSFALLLINGNSGFMKVFTSKSSGGILARVLIPFLIIVPVLFGYLRIYLNKLNPVSLELGVGFLMTGIILTFFVLVWFVATQLERSDMARANAEQKLSELNHELEKLVTSKTMDLFKSENRFRTIIEQFPYPVLTYDPGGVCTGANFAWEEMWNTRRDVLVDYNILKDPQIKEAGFFPYVEKAFNGDPAISEPFPYDPKLIGSSGRDRWLQMVLYPVKNTAGNILEVIVVHQDITASKEAENEIRSLNNELEERVKVRTEQLVLANKELESFSYSVSHDLRAPIRGINGFTQILLEDYGENLDAEGRRIIGKIIENAKQMGHLVDDLLEFSRLGRTELAEREISMKELAVTVYKELMNFESGREIRFEIQDIPNVRADPPAVRQLLVNLISNAIKYTKKVESPVIQIGSTESEKGTVFYIKDNGAGFNMQYYHKLFGVFQRLHSNSDFEGTGVGLAIVKRIAFRHGGNVWAESKEGEGATFYFTLPGQDPKLK